A stretch of the Lineus longissimus chromosome 10, tnLinLong1.2, whole genome shotgun sequence genome encodes the following:
- the LOC135495076 gene encoding zinc finger protein 723-like isoform X2: MEECLEMEVESHDDEDVECSGIKTESDDGYPSDETGTDRDEVKVKSDENDDHTFKEYDSDLEDENNVRVKSEPVSDDDMQYLNYGNDSVHDMVKAEVDQPVHWMPEADEIVRGRGQLKIDVFDPLHGQVLTDPEENSIGNHIDDILSEVVGGTSSQHWALNEAGELDPVDQTLVPRHDPECSRSEKHIEVGFSSGSKQLPIGNSGGAKELKFQIGNSGGHKQHEKGSSGNHKQLQIDNTGVPKQLQIGNSGGSKQLQFQIGNSGGHKQLEIGNSGIRNPECSRSEKSPKKDNSVDYLVCEFCDQEFPCEERLHEHKKSHRGWRRYVCKYCGKLFSRRPGLDDHLYSHTGEGPWKCRHCDKSFLRKFMLQTHLAIHSDMENKNRYFSCDKCIKTFRQEFHLREHQEKIHKDKEFECNVCQIRFGKKYLLVDHMRFHTGETPYQCQQCSMAFAVSSVLRNHMKKYHSEQKEFSCERCEKSFSTGFGLDIHMRRAHSVEEAVVCDLCSRTFSAYSRYLTHQKAVHGGEKPFKCTNKDCEKSFQRLSYLKKHEQVHAGTKPWVCVRCGLGYTRRHNLKKHKCKRTKKSVKPTI, translated from the exons ATGGAGGAGTGTCTAGAAATGGAGGTCGAATcacatgacgatgaagatgttGAATGTTCTGGTATAAAAACAGAATCTGACGATGGGTATCCTTCTGATGAGACGGGGACTGATCGtgatgaggtcaaggtcaaatcagaTGAGAACGATGATCATACATTCAAAGAATATGACTCAGATTtagaagatgaaaacaatgtgAGAGTAAAATCTGAACCCGTTTCTGATGATGATATGCAGTACTTAAATTATGGAAATGATTCTGTCCATGATATGGTGAAAGCAGAAGTTGATCAACCTGTTCATTGGATGCCTGAAGCTGATGAGATTGTACGTGGCAGAGGACAACTGAAAATCGACGTTTTTGATCCACTACATGGTCAGGTATTGACTGATCCCGAGGAGAACAGTATCGGTAACCATATTGATGATATCCTCAGTGAAGTTGTTGGT GGTACTTCTTCCCAACACTGGGCCTTGAATGAAGCAGGGGAACTAGATCCTGTGGACCAAACTCTAG TGCCCAGACATGACCCAGAGTGCTCCAGATCAGAAAAACATATTGAAGTCGGCTTTTCAAGCGGTAGTAAACAGCTTCCAATAGGCAATTCAGGTGGTGCTAAAGAGCTTAAATTTCAAATAGGCAATTCAGGCGGTCATAAACAACATGAAAAAGGAAGTTCTGGCAATCACAAACAACTTCAAATAGACAACACAGGTGTTCCTAAACAACTTCAAATAGGCAATTCAGGTGGTTCTAaacaacttcaatttcaaatagGCAATTCAGGCGGTCATAAACAACTCGAAATTGGCAATTCAGGCATTCGAAACCCGGAATGCTCCAGATCAGAAAAATCACCCAAAAAGGACAATTCAGTTGATTATTTGGTGTGCGAGTTCTGTGATCAGGAATTCCCCTGTGAGGAGAGGTTGCATGAACATAAAAAAAGCCACAGGGGGTGGAGACGATACGTTTGTAAATACTGCGGTAAATTATTCAGCAGACGACCTGGACTCGATGATCATCTCTATAGCCACACGGGTGAAGGACCATGGAAATGCCGCCATTGCGATAAATCATTTCTACGGAAATTTATGTTACAAACACATCTTGCCATCCATTCTGACATGGAAAATAAAAACCGATATTTTTCATGTGACAAATGTATTAAAACTTTTCGACAGGAATTTCACCTCCGGGAACACCAGGAGAAAATTCACAAAGACAAGGAATTTGAATGCAACGTTTGCCAGATAAGATTTGGGAAAAAGTATCTCTTGGTCGACCACATGCGTTTTCATACTGGAGAAACGCCTTATCAGTGTCAGCAGTGTTCTATGGCATTTGCGGTGTCCAGCGTACTGAGAAATCATATGAAAAAATATCACTCTGAACAAAAGGAATTTTCATGCGAGCGCTGTGAGAAATCCTTCTCGACAGGTTTTGGGTTGGATATTCACATGCGGAGGGCGCACAGTGTTGAAGAGGCAGTGGTTTGTGACTTGTGTTCAAGGACGTTTTCAGCTTATTCCCGTTACTTGACTCACCAAAAAGCTGTTCATGGCGGAGAAAAGCCATTTAAGTGCACCAACAAAGACTGTGAGAAGTCATTTCAACGTTTGTCTTATCTCAAAAAGCATGAGCAGGTCCATGCTGGTACAAAACCATGGGTCTGTGTCCGGTGTGGCTTAGGGTATACACGAAGACATAATCTGAAGAAACATAAGTGTAAGCGTACCAAAAAGTCTGTGAAACCAACAATATAA
- the LOC135495076 gene encoding zinc finger protein 271-like isoform X1, with the protein MEECLEMEVESHDDEDVECSGIKTESDDGYPSDETGTDRDEVKVKSDENDDHTFKEYDSDLEDENNVRVKSEPVSDDDMQYLNYGNDSVHDMVKAEVDQPVHWMPEADEIVRGRGQLKIDVFDPLHGQVLTDPEENSIGNHIDDILSEVVGGTSSQHWALNEAGELDPVDQTLVGKESHCPKRCMLQQSFSKKDYSEGASSDIGHEPLRSGHDLEGHYQCDQCSGTFIESVSLANHRRTHFERKSFVCDKCNHAFSGLNALAQHQKAYTCGRPGRKPFPCVKCYESFTCHDDLVKHQDVHKGDPNPYKCDQCDRAFKLSRSLIHHKRLHTGEKPIKCDQCGLSFRLPTELVKHQVAHLTEKQYLCDRCNRAFLRPGDLAEHQKIHTGPSGSLERLPFPCDKCYKSFTCLENLTKHQGIHTGDKPFRCDECDKAFKLNCQLVHHKRTHTGERPFKCEKCDEAFVLTTDLRKHQMTHYKTEKLFKCEKCEETFMDSGLLARHAVNHTSATPHRCGVCNEPFPKKRLLTEHQEEKHDGCKLKCEVCGKQFVKNDFLIEHMRLHTGEKPHKCPHCYMTFATFESARSHIYASHQDTKSLKCEICDKTFFRLFGLETHVRLAHVQKQPEKECDVCHKVFSTNSHLKRHKFSHGGVKPFKCTFCSKAFSQGHSLRKHEFIHTGVKPFACDQCDDSFDKAFELRQHQTDDHPLPDAVHYV; encoded by the exons ATGGAGGAGTGTCTAGAAATGGAGGTCGAATcacatgacgatgaagatgttGAATGTTCTGGTATAAAAACAGAATCTGACGATGGGTATCCTTCTGATGAGACGGGGACTGATCGtgatgaggtcaaggtcaaatcagaTGAGAACGATGATCATACATTCAAAGAATATGACTCAGATTtagaagatgaaaacaatgtgAGAGTAAAATCTGAACCCGTTTCTGATGATGATATGCAGTACTTAAATTATGGAAATGATTCTGTCCATGATATGGTGAAAGCAGAAGTTGATCAACCTGTTCATTGGATGCCTGAAGCTGATGAGATTGTACGTGGCAGAGGACAACTGAAAATCGACGTTTTTGATCCACTACATGGTCAGGTATTGACTGATCCCGAGGAGAACAGTATCGGTAACCATATTGATGATATCCTCAGTGAAGTTGTTGGT GGTACTTCTTCCCAACACTGGGCCTTGAATGAAGCAGGGGAACTAGATCCTGTGGACCAAACTCTAG TTGGAAAAGAATCACATTGTCCAAAACGTTGCATGCTACAGCAGAGCTTTTCAAAGAAGGATTACTCAGAAGGAGCTAGCAGTGACATCGGACATGAGCCGCTTCGATCCGGTCATGACCTGGAGGGACATTATCAATGTGACCAGTGCAGTGGAACTTTTATTGAAAGTGTCTCTCTTGCAAACCATAGACGTACACATTTCGAAAGAAAATCATTCGTTTGCGACAAGTGTAACCACGCTTTCTCTGGGCTAAACGCTCTTGCACAACACCAAAAAGCTTATACGTGTGGTAGGCCAGGGCGCAAGCCTTTCCCTTGTGTCAAGTGTTATGAATCGTTCACATGCCACGACGATCTTGTTAAACACCAAGACGTCCACAAAGGCGATCCCAACCCGTATAAATGTGACCAGTGCGACCGAGCATTCAAATTGAGTCGATCACTCATTCATCATAAGCGCCTGCATACGGGAGAAAAACCAATAAAATGTGACCAGTGTGGTCTGTCATTCAGACTACCCACTGAACTCGTGAAACATCAAGTCGCTCATCTGACTGAAAAACAATATTTATGCGATCGGTGCAATAGGGCGTTTCTGAGGCCAGGTGATCTCGCCGAGCATCAAAAAATTCATACGGGGCCGAGCGGTAGTCTGGAACGTCTACCCTTCCCTTGCGACAAGTGTTACAAGTCATTCACTTGTTTGGAAAATCTTACGAAACATCAAGGAATTCACACCGGAGACAAGCCGTTTAGATGTGACGAGTGTGACAAAGCGTTCAAACTTAACTGCCAACTCGTCCATCATAAGCGTACTCATACTGGTGAAAGACCATTCAAATGCGAGAAGTGCGACGAAGCTTTCGTTTTGACAACAGATCTCCGAAAACACCAAATGACGCATTATAAAACTGAAAAGTTGTTcaagtgtgaaaaatgtgaagaaaCGTTTATGGACAGTGGTCTTCTTGCACGACATGCTGTCAATCATACTAGTGCGACGCCCCACCGATGTGGGGTCTGCAACGAACCTTTTCCAAAAAAACGCCTTTTGACGGAACACCAGGAAGAGAAGCACGACGGTTGTAAATTGAAGTGTGAAGTTTGCGGGAAACAATTTGTTAAGAATGATTTCTTAATTGAACATATGAGGCTCCACACAGGTGAAAAACCACACAAATGTCCCCATTGTTATATGACGTTCGCAACGTTCGAATCGGCCCGTAGTCATATTTACGCTAGCCACCAAGATacaaaatctttgaaatgtgaAATATGCGACAAGACGTTCTTTCGGCTTTTTGGGTTGGAAACGCACGTGCGGCTAGCGCACGTTCAAAAGCAGCCAGAGAAAGAATGTGACGTATGCCATAAGGTCTTCTCAACAAATTCGCATCTTAAAAGGCATAAGTTCTCTCATGGAGGGGTTAAGCCGTTTAAATGCACTTTTTGTAGTAAAGCATTTTCCCAGGGACATAGTCTCAGGAAACATGAGTTCATCCATACTGGAGTAAAACCTTttgcctgtgaccagtgtgatgaCTCGTTCGATAAGGCCTTTGAACTGAGGCAACATCAGACTGATGATCATCCGCTGCCAGATGCTGTCCATTATGTATAA